One window from the genome of Aquabacterium sp. A3 encodes:
- a CDS encoding ATP-dependent helicase, which translates to MNPAQMAAVQHLDSPCLVLAGAGSGKTRVITHKIARLLQPGHGADLAPSQIGAITFTNKAAAEMRERVKALIGPKAAGKLLVCTFHSLGVRLLREDGEAVGLKPKFSILDSDDVLSILRDAGATTDAKLARSWQWQISLWKNQGLTSGHALSQAGSDDEALTARIMALYEERLLAYQAVDFDDLIGLPLKLLSEHEHVRTKWQRQLRHVLVDEYQDTNATQYELLKLLVGPDGIFTAVGDDDQSIYGWRGATLDNLKRLPQDYPNLKVIPLEQNYRSTSAILRAANNVIQLNPKLFQKTLWSDLGEGEPVKLMECDNEEHEAERTVAHFNLVRNRLLHDFPATDKGDWKHFAILYRANHQARIFEQALRKANIPYKVSGGQSFFDRAEIRDLCAWLRLLINNDDDPAFLRAITTPKRGIGHQTLGKLGEFSAKWKVSLFEALFAESLSTALSDRAIDGLREFGRYVNDLEYRARHTQGSEDAKALLMDWLKDIGYEQHLLDNEDNEKVAAARWSNVLDFVDWVAKRCGGDVEADGGMTTESERRTVLEVAQTIALITTLAEREGEQNVVTLTTLHASKGLEWPHVVLAGVNEGLLPFSREEGEISPQQVEEERRLMYVGITRARETLGVSVLKRRKKGREYIQAMPSRFVAEMKLGEGGVKEDPREKLRRLREELAAKARGPVAG; encoded by the coding sequence TGCCTGGTGCTGGCAGGCGCGGGCTCGGGCAAGACACGGGTGATCACGCACAAGATCGCCCGGCTGCTGCAACCGGGCCACGGGGCCGACCTCGCCCCCTCACAAATCGGCGCCATCACCTTCACCAACAAGGCCGCCGCCGAAATGCGCGAGCGGGTGAAGGCGCTGATCGGGCCGAAGGCCGCCGGCAAGCTGCTGGTGTGCACATTCCACTCGCTGGGCGTGCGCCTGCTGCGTGAAGATGGCGAGGCCGTGGGGCTCAAGCCCAAGTTCTCCATCCTGGACAGCGACGACGTGCTGAGCATCCTGCGCGACGCGGGCGCCACCACCGATGCCAAGCTGGCGCGCAGCTGGCAGTGGCAGATCAGCCTGTGGAAAAACCAGGGCCTGACCAGCGGCCACGCCCTCAGCCAGGCGGGCAGCGACGACGAGGCCCTGACGGCCAGGATCATGGCGCTGTACGAAGAGCGCCTGCTGGCCTACCAGGCGGTCGACTTTGACGACCTGATCGGCCTGCCGCTGAAGCTGTTGTCCGAGCACGAACACGTGCGCACCAAGTGGCAGCGGCAGTTGCGGCATGTGCTGGTGGACGAATACCAGGACACCAACGCCACGCAGTACGAACTGCTCAAGCTGCTGGTGGGGCCAGACGGCATCTTCACCGCCGTGGGCGACGACGACCAGTCCATCTACGGCTGGCGCGGCGCCACGCTCGATAACCTCAAGCGCCTGCCGCAGGACTACCCCAACCTCAAGGTCATCCCGCTGGAGCAGAACTACCGCTCCACCAGCGCCATCCTGCGCGCGGCCAACAACGTCATCCAGCTCAACCCCAAGCTGTTTCAGAAAACACTGTGGTCGGACCTGGGCGAAGGCGAGCCGGTCAAACTGATGGAGTGCGACAACGAAGAGCACGAGGCCGAGCGCACCGTGGCCCACTTCAACCTGGTGCGCAACCGCCTGCTGCACGACTTCCCGGCCACCGACAAGGGCGACTGGAAGCACTTCGCCATCCTCTACCGGGCCAACCACCAGGCCCGCATCTTCGAGCAGGCCCTGCGCAAGGCCAACATCCCCTACAAGGTGTCGGGCGGGCAGAGCTTCTTCGACCGCGCGGAAATCCGCGACCTGTGTGCCTGGCTGCGCCTGCTGATCAACAACGACGACGACCCGGCCTTCCTGCGCGCCATCACCACGCCCAAGCGCGGCATTGGCCACCAGACGCTGGGCAAGCTGGGCGAGTTCTCGGCGAAGTGGAAGGTGAGCCTGTTCGAGGCGCTGTTTGCCGAGTCGCTGTCCACCGCGCTGAGCGACCGCGCCATCGACGGCCTGCGCGAGTTTGGCCGCTACGTGAACGACCTGGAATACCGCGCCCGCCACACGCAAGGCTCGGAAGACGCCAAGGCGCTGCTGATGGACTGGCTGAAAGACATCGGCTACGAGCAGCACCTGCTGGACAACGAAGACAACGAGAAGGTGGCCGCCGCGCGCTGGAGCAACGTGCTGGATTTTGTGGACTGGGTGGCCAAGCGCTGTGGCGGCGACGTGGAGGCCGACGGCGGCATGACCACCGAAAGCGAACGCCGCACCGTGCTGGAAGTGGCCCAGACCATCGCGCTGATCACCACCCTGGCCGAGCGCGAGGGAGAGCAGAACGTGGTGACCCTGACCACGCTGCACGCCTCCAAAGGCCTGGAATGGCCGCACGTGGTGCTGGCCGGGGTGAACGAGGGCCTGCTGCCCTTCAGCCGCGAAGAAGGCGAAATCTCGCCTCAGCAGGTGGAAGAAGAGCGCCGCCTGATGTACGTGGGCATCACCCGCGCGCGCGAAACCCTGGGCGTGAGCGTGCTCAAGCGCCGCAAGAAGGGCCGCGAGTACATCCAGGCCATGCCCAGCCGCTTTGTGGCCGAGATGAAGCTGGGCGAAGGTGGCGTAAAAGAAGACCCCCGCGAGAAACTGCGGCGGCTGCGCGAAGAGTTGGCCGCCAAGGCGCGGGGGCCGGTGGCGGGGTGA
- a CDS encoding OsmC family protein, with amino-acid sequence MECTIHWQPASGMAFMAETGSGHIINMDGAPEGGGRNLAPRPMETVLAGTGGCTAYDVVLILKRGRHDVRGCQVKIQADRAETDPKVFTKVNMHFIVTGVNLPEAAVARAIQMSHEKYCSASIMIGKTAEITTSFEVVAA; translated from the coding sequence ATGGAATGCACCATCCACTGGCAGCCGGCCTCCGGCATGGCCTTCATGGCTGAAACCGGCAGCGGCCACATCATCAACATGGACGGCGCGCCCGAAGGCGGCGGCCGCAACCTGGCGCCCCGGCCCATGGAAACCGTCCTGGCCGGCACCGGCGGCTGCACCGCCTACGACGTGGTGCTCATCCTCAAGCGCGGGCGCCACGACGTGCGCGGCTGCCAGGTCAAGATCCAGGCCGACCGGGCCGAGACCGACCCCAAGGTGTTCACGAAAGTGAACATGCACTTCATCGTGACCGGCGTGAACCTGCCTGAGGCGGCCGTGGCCCGCGCCATCCAGATGTCGCACGAGAAGTACTGCTCGGCCAGCATCATGATCGGCAAGACCGCCGAGATCACCACCAGCTTCGAGGTGGTGGCGGCCTGA
- the coq7 gene encoding 2-polyprenyl-3-methyl-6-methoxy-1,4-benzoquinone monooxygenase — MAADAALRTCFARHTAARPCPVSAQDDGPLSAEDKRLSAALMRVNHVGEVCAQALYASQAFGTDDPTLKAQFAHAAQEETDHLAWTEQRLNELGGRTSWLNPLWYGGAFAIGLLAAKAGDQVSLGFVVETERQVEHHLNGHMSRLPVGDERSRAIVAQMRDDEVAHADAALAAGGAPLPAPVKGLMRLAAKVMTTVAHRV; from the coding sequence ATGGCCGCCGACGCGGCCCTGCGCACCTGCTTTGCCAGGCACACGGCGGCCCGGCCCTGCCCGGTGTCGGCCCAGGACGACGGCCCCCTGAGCGCCGAGGACAAACGCCTGTCGGCCGCCTTGATGCGGGTGAACCACGTGGGCGAGGTGTGCGCCCAGGCGCTGTACGCCTCGCAGGCCTTTGGCACCGATGACCCCACCTTGAAGGCCCAGTTTGCCCATGCCGCCCAGGAAGAAACCGATCACCTGGCGTGGACCGAGCAGCGCCTGAACGAGCTGGGCGGGCGCACCAGCTGGCTCAACCCCCTGTGGTACGGCGGGGCGTTTGCCATCGGGCTGCTGGCGGCCAAGGCCGGCGACCAGGTCAGCCTGGGTTTTGTGGTGGAGACCGAACGCCAGGTGGAGCACCACCTGAACGGCCACATGAGCCGCCTGCCCGTGGGCGACGAGCGCTCACGCGCCATCGTGGCGCAGATGCGCGACGACGAAGTGGCGCACGCCGATGCCGCGCTGGCGGCCGGGGGGGCGCCCTTGCCGGCGCCGGTCAAGGGCCTGATGCGCCTGGCCGCCAAGGTGATGACCACGGTGGCGCACCGGGTCTGA
- the rodA gene encoding rod shape-determining protein RodA, producing MNVAFDKPSLWQRARPIFGGFDLPLACAVLFLVALAMVNMYSVGFDHGTRFFTHGRNILLALGVMFLVAQVPPQRLMVLAVPLYTVGVLLLLGVEFAGITKKGATRWLNVGVVIQPSEIMKIAMPLMLAWWFQRREGQLRTLDFAVAAGILMLPVALILKQPDLGTALLVMAAGLYVIYFAGLSWRLILPVLTVAVVGITLVVAFESDLCQPDVQWVGMRDYQKNRVCTLLDPMSDPLGKGFHIIQSMIAIGSGGVTGKGFMQGTQTHLEFIPERTTDFAFAGYAEEHGLLGVLVLMGGFLWLIFRGLQISAQAPTLFGRLMAGALSLNFFSYAFVNMGMVSGILPVVGVPLPFVSYGGTAMVTIGLGLGVLMSIAKSRGLMQR from the coding sequence ATGAACGTGGCCTTCGACAAACCATCGTTGTGGCAGCGCGCGCGGCCCATCTTTGGCGGGTTTGACCTGCCCCTGGCCTGCGCCGTGCTGTTCCTGGTGGCGCTGGCCATGGTCAACATGTACTCGGTGGGCTTTGACCACGGCACGCGGTTTTTCACCCATGGGCGCAACATCCTGCTGGCGCTGGGGGTGATGTTCCTGGTGGCACAGGTGCCGCCGCAGCGCCTGATGGTGCTGGCCGTGCCGCTGTACACGGTGGGTGTGCTGCTGCTGCTGGGCGTGGAGTTCGCCGGCATCACCAAGAAGGGCGCCACCCGGTGGCTCAACGTCGGGGTGGTGATCCAGCCCTCCGAGATCATGAAGATCGCCATGCCCCTGATGCTGGCCTGGTGGTTCCAGCGTCGCGAGGGGCAGTTGCGCACGCTGGACTTTGCCGTGGCCGCGGGCATCCTGATGCTGCCGGTGGCCCTGATCCTCAAGCAGCCCGACCTGGGCACCGCCTTGCTGGTGATGGCCGCAGGCCTGTACGTCATCTACTTTGCGGGCTTGAGCTGGCGGCTGATCCTGCCCGTGCTGACCGTGGCGGTGGTGGGCATCACCTTGGTTGTGGCCTTCGAGTCCGACCTGTGCCAGCCTGACGTGCAGTGGGTGGGCATGCGCGATTATCAAAAGAACCGGGTGTGCACCTTGCTCGATCCGATGTCCGACCCCCTGGGCAAGGGCTTTCACATCATCCAGAGCATGATCGCCATCGGCTCGGGCGGGGTCACGGGCAAGGGCTTCATGCAGGGCACGCAGACCCACCTGGAGTTCATCCCCGAGCGCACCACCGACTTCGCCTTTGCGGGCTATGCCGAAGAGCACGGGCTGCTGGGTGTGCTGGTGCTGATGGGGGGATTCCTGTGGCTCATCTTTCGCGGGCTGCAGATTTCGGCCCAGGCGCCCACCCTGTTCGGGCGGCTGATGGCCGGCGCCCTGTCGCTGAACTTTTTCAGCTACGCCTTTGTGAACATGGGCATGGTCAGCGGCATTCTGCCGGTGGTGGGCGTGCCCCTGCCGTTCGTGAGCTACGGCGGCACCGCCATGGTCACGATCGGGCTGGGCCTGGGTGTGCTGATGTCCATCGCCAAGAGCCGGGGCTTGATGCAGCGCTGA
- the mrdA gene encoding penicillin-binding protein 2, with product MTEIRNLEQELSRLRLRLWAAVGFVLLCFGLLVFRMVVLQVVRHDDYVQRAENNRIAVVPIVPNRGLIVDRHGVVLANNYAAYTLEITPSKVDDLDATIDALAQLVDIGHRDRRRFKRLREESKSFESIPIRTRLSDAEVARFTAQRFRFPGVDIRARLFRHYPYGETASHVLGYIGRISRRDADAIEEWPEEDQANYRGTEYIGKLGIEQAYERELHGITGFEQVETSAGGRAVRSLRSNPATPGNTVHLSIDIKLQHLIERLFGDRRGALVAIDPRNGEVLAFVSKPTFDPNLFVDGIDHESWKALNESPDKPLLNRALRGLYPPGSTYKPFMAWAALNTGKRTPQTAIMDNGVFVFGGHRFRSPENERGGLMDMRRSIVESSNVYYYTLANEMGVDLIHDQMSQLGFGRHTGIDIKGELKGILPSTTWKRENYRRPEQKRWYAGETISLGIGQGYNSFTMLQIAKALATVVSDGQRYQPRLVREIEDMVSRERRPPPREPLTPLAIKPEHAEVIREAMYGVTQQGTSTRVFMGAGYTSGGKTGTAQAVGLRQNERYNAERIDEYRRDHSLYEAFAPADRPRVALAVIVENAGFGSAAAAPIARRVLDYLLMGLYPSEEDILAVQQGRAPAPIGTPRPVHEVPLPRGVNAFGTEVDGEVVGQPSAPDDEVPGGTGDSP from the coding sequence ATGACCGAGATCCGCAACCTCGAGCAGGAACTGAGCCGATTGCGCCTGCGTTTGTGGGCGGCGGTGGGTTTCGTGCTGCTGTGTTTCGGGCTGCTGGTGTTTCGCATGGTGGTGCTGCAGGTGGTGCGCCATGACGACTACGTGCAGCGCGCCGAAAACAACCGCATCGCGGTGGTGCCCATCGTGCCCAACCGGGGCCTCATCGTGGACCGCCACGGCGTGGTGCTGGCCAACAACTACGCGGCCTACACCCTGGAGATCACGCCGTCCAAGGTGGACGATCTGGACGCCACCATCGACGCCCTGGCGCAGTTGGTGGACATTGGCCACCGCGATCGCCGCCGGTTCAAGCGGCTGCGCGAAGAATCCAAGAGCTTCGAGTCCATCCCCATCCGCACCCGATTGAGCGACGCCGAGGTGGCCCGCTTCACGGCGCAGCGGTTTCGTTTTCCGGGGGTGGACATCCGCGCACGGCTGTTTCGGCACTACCCTTATGGCGAGACGGCCAGCCACGTGCTGGGCTACATCGGGCGCATCAGCCGCCGCGATGCCGACGCCATCGAGGAGTGGCCCGAAGAAGACCAGGCCAACTACCGTGGCACCGAGTACATCGGCAAGCTGGGCATCGAGCAGGCCTACGAGCGCGAGCTGCACGGCATCACGGGCTTCGAGCAGGTGGAAACCAGCGCGGGCGGCCGGGCCGTGCGCAGCCTGCGTTCGAACCCCGCCACGCCGGGCAACACGGTTCACTTGTCCATCGACATCAAGCTGCAGCACCTGATCGAGCGCCTGTTTGGCGATCGCCGTGGGGCCCTGGTGGCCATCGACCCCCGCAATGGCGAGGTGCTGGCCTTTGTCAGCAAGCCCACGTTCGATCCCAACCTGTTCGTGGACGGCATCGACCACGAGAGCTGGAAGGCGCTGAACGAATCGCCCGACAAGCCTTTGCTGAACCGGGCCCTGCGCGGCCTGTACCCGCCGGGCTCCACCTACAAGCCCTTCATGGCCTGGGCGGCCCTGAACACCGGCAAGCGCACGCCGCAAACCGCCATCATGGACAACGGGGTGTTCGTGTTCGGGGGGCATCGCTTTCGCAGCCCTGAGAACGAGCGCGGCGGCCTCATGGACATGCGCCGCTCCATCGTCGAATCCAGCAATGTGTACTACTACACCCTGGCCAACGAGATGGGGGTGGACCTGATCCACGACCAGATGTCCCAGTTGGGCTTTGGGCGCCACACGGGCATCGACATCAAGGGTGAGCTCAAGGGCATCCTGCCATCCACCACCTGGAAGCGCGAGAACTACCGCCGCCCCGAGCAAAAGCGCTGGTACGCGGGGGAGACCATTTCGCTGGGCATCGGGCAGGGCTACAACAGCTTCACGATGTTGCAGATTGCCAAGGCGCTGGCCACGGTGGTCAGCGACGGCCAGCGGTACCAGCCCCGGCTGGTGCGAGAGATCGAAGACATGGTCAGCCGTGAACGGCGGCCGCCCCCGCGTGAGCCCCTGACCCCGCTGGCCATCAAGCCCGAGCACGCCGAGGTCATCCGCGAGGCCATGTATGGCGTCACGCAGCAAGGCACGTCCACCCGGGTGTTCATGGGGGCGGGCTACACCAGCGGTGGCAAGACGGGCACCGCCCAGGCCGTGGGCCTGCGGCAAAACGAGCGTTACAACGCGGAGCGGATCGATGAGTACCGACGCGACCATTCGCTGTACGAGGCCTTCGCCCCGGCGGACCGGCCTCGGGTGGCGCTGGCGGTGATCGTGGAGAACGCTGGCTTTGGTTCGGCGGCGGCCGCACCCATCGCCCGCCGGGTGCTGGATTACCTGCTGATGGGCCTGTACCCCAGCGAGGAAGACATCCTGGCGGTGCAGCAGGGGCGGGCGCCCGCACCCATCGGCACCCCCCGGCCCGTGCACGAGGTGCCCCTGCCCAGAGGCGTCAACGCGTTTGGCACCGAGGTGGATGGTGAAGTGGTGGGCCAGCCGTCGGCGCCAGATGACGAGGTGCCTGGTGGCACGGGAGATTCGCCATGA
- the mreD gene encoding rod shape-determining protein MreD translates to MMPRGNELLLPVNPLFIWLSLLGALVLNLLPWGRWAGMPDFLAVVLVFWSVHQPRRVGVGAAFIFGLFMDVHEAALLGQHALAYTLLSFFAITVHRRLLWFTVGSQALQIAPLFVAAHAVSLLVRLVAGGVFPGWWLLLAPALESLMWPLATAILLAPQRRPPVRDKNRPL, encoded by the coding sequence ATGATGCCGCGCGGCAATGAACTGCTCTTGCCGGTGAACCCTTTGTTCATCTGGCTGTCCTTGCTGGGGGCGCTGGTGCTCAACCTGCTGCCCTGGGGGCGTTGGGCCGGCATGCCGGACTTCCTGGCCGTGGTGCTGGTGTTCTGGAGCGTGCATCAGCCGCGCCGCGTGGGTGTGGGGGCGGCGTTCATCTTCGGCCTGTTCATGGACGTGCATGAAGCCGCCTTGCTGGGACAACATGCCTTGGCCTACACCCTGCTGAGCTTTTTTGCCATCACGGTGCACCGGCGCTTGTTGTGGTTCACCGTCGGCTCGCAGGCCTTGCAGATCGCGCCGCTGTTCGTGGCTGCCCACGCCGTGTCCTTGCTGGTTCGCCTGGTGGCCGGCGGGGTGTTTCCGGGCTGGTGGCTGTTGCTGGCCCCTGCGCTGGAGTCGCTGATGTGGCCGCTGGCCACCGCCATCCTGCTCGCACCGCAGCGCCGTCCGCCGGTGCGTGACAAGAACCGGCCGCTGTGA
- the mreC gene encoding rod shape-determining protein MreC yields MPLATLDRSPPPFFKQGPSAFTRLMFYAALAVFLMAADGRWNLTQPLRAGLATVLHPVQQVLLAPMRALESISHYASGLEEARDVQQRAERALMAQADRVMRLEQVQIENDRLRALLDLRARTVVPTLAAQVQYDAPDPFSRKVVIDRGALQGVKPGVPAIDEHGVLGQVTRVYPLSAEITLVTDQNAAVPVVNLRSQQRGVAFGQPKTRGMELRFMAGNADVQVGDVLQTSGLDGIYPSGLPVATVVSVDRRAETSFARVQLRPFAQAEQPRHVLLLLTVTDAPNPVSSASAASAAAAASVPGGEQP; encoded by the coding sequence ATGCCACTGGCCACACTAGACCGATCGCCGCCGCCCTTTTTCAAGCAAGGGCCGTCGGCGTTCACGCGTCTGATGTTTTACGCGGCCCTGGCGGTGTTTCTGATGGCGGCGGATGGCCGATGGAACCTCACGCAGCCGCTGCGCGCCGGGCTGGCCACGGTGCTGCACCCGGTGCAGCAGGTGCTGCTGGCGCCCATGCGGGCGCTGGAGTCGATCTCACACTACGCGTCGGGGCTGGAAGAGGCCCGCGATGTGCAGCAGCGCGCTGAACGGGCCTTGATGGCCCAGGCCGATCGCGTGATGCGGCTGGAGCAGGTTCAGATCGAAAACGACCGCCTGAGGGCCTTGCTGGATCTGCGGGCCCGCACAGTGGTGCCCACCCTGGCGGCCCAGGTGCAGTACGACGCCCCCGACCCGTTCTCGCGCAAGGTGGTGATCGACCGTGGCGCCCTTCAGGGCGTGAAGCCGGGGGTGCCCGCCATCGATGAGCACGGTGTGCTGGGCCAGGTCACACGGGTGTACCCCTTGTCGGCCGAGATCACCCTGGTGACCGACCAGAACGCCGCCGTGCCCGTGGTGAACCTGCGCAGCCAGCAGCGCGGTGTGGCCTTTGGCCAGCCCAAGACACGCGGCATGGAGTTGAGGTTCATGGCCGGCAACGCCGATGTGCAGGTGGGCGATGTGCTACAGACCTCGGGTCTGGACGGCATCTACCCCTCGGGGCTGCCCGTGGCCACGGTCGTGTCGGTGGACCGCCGGGCGGAAACCTCGTTTGCGCGCGTGCAGTTGCGCCCGTTCGCCCAGGCCGAGCAGCCGCGCCACGTGCTCTTGCTGCTGACCGTCACCGACGCGCCCAATCCGGTCAGTTCGGCGTCGGCGGCCTCTGCCGCGGCCGCGGCTTCCGTGCCCGGAGGTGAGCAGCCATGA
- a CDS encoding rod shape-determining protein has translation MYSMFRKYFSTDLAIDLGTANTLIYVRDKGIVLDEPSVVSIRHEGGPNGKKTIQAVGAEAKAMLGKVPGNIEAIRPMKDGVIADFTVTEQMLKQFIKMVHPRSVLKPSPRIIICVPCGSTQVERRAIRESALGAGASEVYLIEEPMAAAIGAGLPVSEASGSMVVDIGGGTTEVGVISLGGMVYKGSVRVGGDKFDEAIINYIRRNYGMLIGEPTAEAIKKEIGSAFPGSEVKEMEVKGRNLSEGVPRSFTISSNEILEALTDPLNQIVSAVKNALEQTPPELGADIAERGMMLTGGGALLRDLDRLLAEETGLPVHVAEDPLTCVVRGCGMALERMDRLGSIFTSE, from the coding sequence ATGTATTCGATGTTTCGAAAGTACTTTTCCACCGATCTGGCGATCGACCTGGGCACCGCCAACACGTTGATTTACGTGCGCGACAAGGGCATCGTGTTGGACGAACCCTCGGTGGTGTCGATCCGACACGAGGGTGGCCCCAACGGCAAAAAAACCATCCAGGCGGTGGGGGCCGAGGCCAAGGCCATGCTGGGCAAGGTGCCCGGCAACATCGAGGCCATCCGCCCGATGAAGGACGGCGTGATCGCCGACTTCACCGTGACCGAGCAGATGCTCAAGCAGTTCATCAAGATGGTGCATCCGCGCTCGGTGTTGAAGCCGTCGCCCCGCATCATCATCTGCGTGCCCTGCGGTTCCACCCAGGTCGAGCGTCGGGCCATCCGCGAGTCGGCCCTGGGCGCCGGCGCCTCCGAGGTCTACCTGATCGAAGAGCCCATGGCCGCAGCCATCGGTGCCGGCCTGCCGGTGTCCGAGGCCTCCGGCTCGATGGTGGTCGACATCGGCGGTGGCACGACCGAAGTGGGCGTGATCTCGCTGGGCGGCATGGTCTACAAGGGCAGCGTGCGCGTGGGCGGCGACAAGTTCGACGAGGCCATCATCAACTACATCCGCCGCAACTACGGCATGTTGATCGGTGAGCCCACGGCCGAGGCCATCAAGAAAGAAATCGGCAGTGCCTTCCCCGGCTCCGAGGTCAAGGAGATGGAAGTCAAGGGCCGCAACCTGTCTGAAGGTGTGCCCCGCAGCTTCACCATCTCGTCCAACGAGATCCTGGAAGCCCTGACCGACCCGCTCAACCAGATCGTCTCGGCCGTGAAGAACGCGCTGGAGCAGACCCCGCCCGAACTGGGCGCCGACATCGCCGAGCGCGGCATGATGCTGACCGGGGGCGGCGCACTGTTGCGCGACCTGGACCGCCTGCTGGCCGAAGAAACCGGCCTGCCCGTGCACGTGGCCGAAGACCCGCTGACCTGCGTGGTGCGCGGTTGCGGCATGGCGCTGGAGCGCATGGACCGCCTGGGCAGCATTTTCACGTCCGAGTAA
- the gatC gene encoding Asp-tRNA(Asn)/Glu-tRNA(Gln) amidotransferase subunit GatC translates to MSLTADDVGRIAQLARLELRDDEAAEMLTQLNEFFDIVEKMRAVDTSGVEPLYTPLSAIEDVTLRLREDAVTEPDQREANMANAPARDEGLFLVPKVIE, encoded by the coding sequence ATGTCCCTCACCGCTGACGACGTTGGCCGGATCGCCCAGCTCGCGCGCCTCGAATTGCGCGACGACGAGGCGGCCGAAATGCTGACCCAACTGAACGAGTTCTTCGACATCGTCGAGAAGATGCGCGCCGTCGACACCTCGGGCGTCGAGCCGCTGTACACCCCTTTGTCGGCCATCGAAGACGTCACCCTGCGCCTGCGCGAGGACGCCGTCACCGAGCCCGACCAGCGCGAGGCCAACATGGCCAACGCCCCGGCCCGCGACGAGGGCCTGTTCCTGGTTCCGAAGGTGATCGAATGA
- the gatA gene encoding Asp-tRNA(Asn)/Glu-tRNA(Gln) amidotransferase subunit GatA, with the protein MTTALHDLTLAQQSQALANGQTTSVALTRHVLERIASHTELGAFLHVDTDGALAQAAAADARRAAGQTLGPLDGVPIAHKDIFVTQGMPTTAASRMLKGYLSPFDATIVARLKAAGTVSVGKVNCDEFAMGGATENSAYGVARNPWMLEQIAGGSSGGSAVAVSGRLVAGATGSDTGGSIRQPAALTGITGIKPTYGRCSRYGMIAFASSLDQAGPMARTAEDCALLLQAMSGFDERDATSAQQPVPDFVAALTTPRAGATADQPLQGLRVGVPQEFFGNGVSADVLSATRAALAQLEAMGATLVDVSLPRTELSIPVYYIIAPAEASSNLSRFDGVKFGHRAAKYSDLNDMYRKTRAEGFGPEVKRRIMIGTYVLSHGYYDAYYLQAQKLRRMIADDFQAAFKVCDVIAGPVSPTVARPIGSQTDPVQDYLADIFTLPASLAGLPGMSVPCGFGERGLPVGLQLVGNYWQEAELLRTAHAFQQVTDWHARKPTALA; encoded by the coding sequence ATGACCACTGCATTGCATGACCTGACCCTGGCGCAGCAAAGCCAGGCCCTGGCCAACGGTCAGACCACCTCGGTGGCGCTGACCCGCCATGTGCTGGAGCGCATCGCCAGCCACACCGAGCTGGGCGCCTTCCTGCACGTGGACACCGACGGCGCATTGGCCCAGGCCGCCGCCGCCGACGCCCGCCGCGCCGCCGGCCAGACCCTGGGTCCGCTGGACGGCGTGCCCATCGCCCACAAGGACATCTTCGTCACGCAGGGCATGCCCACCACGGCGGCCTCCAGGATGCTCAAGGGCTACCTCAGCCCCTTTGACGCCACCATCGTGGCCCGGCTGAAAGCGGCCGGCACGGTGAGCGTGGGCAAGGTCAACTGCGACGAATTCGCCATGGGCGGCGCCACCGAGAACTCGGCCTATGGCGTGGCCCGCAACCCCTGGATGCTCGAACAGATCGCCGGCGGCTCCTCCGGTGGCTCGGCCGTGGCCGTGTCGGGTCGCCTGGTGGCTGGCGCCACGGGTTCGGACACCGGCGGTTCGATCCGCCAGCCCGCCGCGCTCACCGGCATCACCGGCATCAAGCCCACCTATGGCCGCTGCTCGCGCTACGGCATGATCGCGTTTGCCTCGTCGCTCGACCAGGCCGGCCCGATGGCCCGCACCGCCGAAGACTGCGCCTTGCTGCTGCAGGCCATGAGCGGCTTTGACGAGCGCGACGCCACCAGCGCCCAGCAACCCGTGCCCGACTTCGTGGCCGCGCTGACCACGCCGCGCGCAGGCGCCACCGCCGACCAGCCCCTGCAAGGTTTGCGCGTGGGTGTGCCGCAAGAATTCTTCGGCAACGGTGTGAGCGCCGACGTGCTGAGCGCCACCCGAGCCGCCCTGGCCCAGCTCGAAGCCATGGGCGCCACCCTGGTGGACGTGAGCCTGCCGCGCACCGAGTTGTCCATCCCCGTGTACTACATCATCGCGCCGGCCGAGGCCTCGTCCAACCTGAGCCGCTTTGATGGCGTGAAGTTCGGCCACCGCGCCGCCAAGTACAGCGACCTCAACGACATGTACCGCAAGACCCGCGCCGAAGGCTTCGGCCCCGAGGTCAAGCGCCGCATCATGATCGGCACCTACGTGCTTTCGCACGGCTACTACGACGCCTACTACCTCCAGGCCCAGAAGCTGCGCCGCATGATCGCCGACGACTTCCAGGCCGCCTTCAAGGTGTGCGATGTGATCGCCGGCCCGGTGTCGCCCACGGTGGCCCGCCCCATCGGCTCACAAACCGACCCGGTGCAGGACTACCTCGCCGACATCTTCACGCTGCCCGCCTCGCTGGCCGGCCTGCCCGGCATGAGCGTGCCCTGCGGCTTTGGCGAGCGTGGCCTGCCCGTGGGCCTGCAACTGGTGGGCAACTACTGGCAAGAAGCCGAACTGCTGCGCACGGCCCACGCCTTCCAGCAGGTCACCGACTGGCATGCGCGCAAGCCCACGGCCCTGGCCTGA